In Candidatus Binatia bacterium, the following are encoded in one genomic region:
- a CDS encoding DNA mismatch repair protein MutS, whose product HNLMFVPLALLIGWEIHILASLERWRTGFSKDTLGWLQAVGCFEALLSFASHAYEAPDEIFPGIGEGPPSFVAEGLAHPLLPSADAVGNDVRLDTQTSLLLVSGSNMSGKSTLLRSIGVNAILAQAGATVRASALSITPLRVGASIGTEDSLLDNRSRFQAEIDRLACLMKIADGDRPLLFLLDELLSGTNSHDRRIGAEAVLRAFLHRGSVGVATTHDLAITAIAEAPDVAATNVHFEDRFSGDEMHFDYRLQEGVVTRSNALALMRLVGLPVEE is encoded by the coding sequence CATAACCTGATGTTTGTTCCGCTGGCCCTCCTGATCGGTTGGGAGATCCATATCCTCGCCTCGTTGGAGCGATGGCGAACGGGGTTCTCGAAAGATACGCTCGGCTGGTTGCAGGCGGTCGGCTGCTTCGAGGCACTACTCTCCTTCGCATCGCATGCCTATGAGGCACCCGATGAGATTTTTCCCGGAATTGGCGAGGGGCCGCCGTCTTTTGTTGCAGAGGGTCTCGCGCATCCGTTACTGCCGTCCGCAGATGCCGTGGGCAACGATGTGCGCCTCGATACGCAAACCTCACTTCTGCTGGTGAGCGGCTCGAATATGTCGGGGAAGAGCACGCTTTTGCGCTCGATCGGCGTGAACGCGATTTTGGCACAAGCAGGTGCGACCGTGCGGGCATCGGCGCTCTCGATCACGCCGCTTCGTGTGGGCGCGAGCATCGGGACCGAAGACTCCCTGCTGGATAACCGGTCGCGCTTTCAGGCAGAGATTGATCGCCTGGCGTGTCTGATGAAGATCGCGGACGGAGACCGTCCGCTGTTGTTTCTGCTCGACGAGTTGCTCTCTGGTACGAACTCCCACGACCGCCGGATCGGGGCCGAGGCTGTCTTGCGGGCCTTTCTCCATCGCGGGAGCGTCGGTGTAGCGACGACTCATGATCTTGCGATCACGGCGATCGCCGAGGCCCCGGATGTCGCGGCAACCAATGTCCATTTCGAAGACAGGTTCTCAGGCGACGAAATGCATTTTGATTATCGGCTGCAAGAGGGTGTGGTTACCCGTTCCAATGCTCTTGCTCTGATGCGGTTGGTCGGCCTTCCCGTCGAAGAATAG